Part of the Polyangiaceae bacterium genome, CCGCGGAGGGCTACCGGAGGCTGATGGCCGTGCACCCGAAGAGCGCAGAAGCACGCGCGGCGCTCCTCTCCCTGGCCGAGCTTCAGCTCGGACCGCTCGGCGATCCGGCCGGCGCGCTGCGCTCCTACGACTCGTACCTGCGCTCCGGCGGCGGAGGCCTGAGCCAGGAGGCGCACTACGGCCGCATCCAGGCGCTGCGCCGCCTGGGACGCGCTGCCGAGGAGCGGGCCGCCATCGAGGCCTTCGTGAAAGCGTACCCGAACAGCGTGCAGGCGCGCGCGCTCAAGAGTCGGATCGAAGGCAGCGCTCCCTGAGTACCATGCTCCTCGCCCGTCACCGCTCCGCCACGATGAAGATGCGCCGCATCGGCATCAGCGTTCGGCCGTCTCCCTGCCTGGGGTACGCGGCCTTCACGCGGCGTCGGTAGGCAGCCAAGAAACCCGCGCGGTGCTCCGACCGCAGCGCTTCCAGGTAAGGCACGAGGAGCGTCGAGCTGAACCACTCGGTGACCGGATCGTCTCCCTCGAGCACGTGGAGGTAGGTCGTCTCCCAGAGATCCAAGTTGCGCACCAGTGGGCGCAGCCAGGCATGGTAGTCGCGGAGCTCGCACACGCCAGCGTGCTCTTCACCAGGCTTCAGGCAACCCCTCCACGGGCCGTCGAGGGCGGCCTCGCGCGCCGCGGTGTGCGACGGCATTTGGAAGCTGCCCGGCATCTGCACCGCCAGACACCCACCCGGCGCGAGCCACGCGCACAGGCGCGGGAACAGCCGCGCGTGCTCCGGAAGCCAGTGCAGCGCCGCGTTCGAGAAGATCAGATCGAGCGGTGCGTCGGGTTGCCAGCTCGCGATGTCGGCCTCGACGAAGCGGACGCCCGGGAGCGCGCTCTTCGCGCGAGCCAGCATCTCCGGTGAGCTGTCCACACCGGTGAGCTCGGCGCTCGGAAAGCGCTCCACCAACAGGCGTGTGACGTTACCGGCACCGCAGCCGAGATCCGCCACGCGGGCGGCCCGCTCGAGCGGGACCTGCGCCAGGAGATCGAGCGCCGGGCGAAGGCGCTCGCTGGCGAACGCCAGGTAGGCCGACGGGTTCCAGGGCATGTGGCGCTGGGAGGATAACTCGACGGCTCGGCCCAGTGCGCAGAGCGGCATGGCGCAGTCGCGTGTGTGGGCGGAGGTGCGAGCGCCAAACCCCGAACGCAATTGCTGCCGCACGTGCGCCCCTCCGGAGCGCTGGACGCGAAGCGCCCTCGCTGCAAGGATCATCTGGCTATGGCGGCTAATTCTTCTGGTTGGGCGGGACTGCTTCGTCCCTTGCTGTTGGGTCTGATCGCGACGCTCTCCACGCTGGTGGGCTGCAGCGACACATCTCCGTCGGGCTCGGACAGCGGGGACGGCTATGGGATCCCCGGGCCGTTCGAGCTCGAGGGACCGACCGGCAAGGCCGACAACTCCGGCATCCCCGCCATCGGCACCGAGTTCGACAACTCCGAGACCCAGGTCTGGGCGGTCACGAACCAGTGGGAGGACCGCACCACGGCCGCCGCCAAGAAGGCGGGCCTGGCCTGGGGCGAGAACAGCGGCCTGAACTGGGACGAGAAGTACGTGGCCTGGATCGCCTCGATGAAGAAGATCCCGGCCAAGAGCTACGGCGAGACGTTCGAGCTGACGACGCCCTGGGGCAAGGTGCTGCCCGCGCCGAGCTTGGAGTGCGCCGAGGTCGCCATGTTCATGCGCGTCACCTTCGCCGCCTGGTACGGCCTGCCCTTCTACATGACGACCACGGACACCGAGGGCACCCGCGTCTACTTCGGGCACTTCGGCGCGCGCACCGCGTCGGGGCGCTACAAGAACACGCCGCTCTACAAGAGCTACTACAAGGACTACTCGAACCAGACCCCGGCGCAGTACCAGGCGAACTGGCCCAAGGACGACAAGCTGCGCCAGAAGGCGCTGGCGGGTGGCAACGACATCTCGGACGTCTTGGCGCCGGGCGGCACCAGCGGCCTCTATTTCGACGAGATCCACCTCAACAAGCGCGCCGGGCACTTCACCATGCTCTTGCTCGTCTACTTCGGCTCGGCGAACCTGGCGAACTCGCGCAACACGTACAACTTGAAGCCCGAGGCGCTGCGCATGGGCGACGTCCTGGTCGAGCGCTGGCAGGCCCAGGGCATCGGTCACACCCTGCTGGTCAAGTCCGTCACCGAGCTGGAGGGCGGCAAGAAGGACGCCCAGCTCGCCTCCGGCTCGATGCCGCGCCGGCAGCCGAAGTGGGAGGACGCCGTCGCCTCCAAGCAGTACTTCACCAACGAGTACACCGGAGGC contains:
- the tam gene encoding trans-aconitate 2-methyltransferase — encoded protein: MPWNPSAYLAFASERLRPALDLLAQVPLERAARVADLGCGAGNVTRLLVERFPSAELTGVDSSPEMLARAKSALPGVRFVEADIASWQPDAPLDLIFSNAALHWLPEHARLFPRLCAWLAPGGCLAVQMPGSFQMPSHTAAREAALDGPWRGCLKPGEEHAGVCELRDYHAWLRPLVRNLDLWETTYLHVLEGDDPVTEWFSSTLLVPYLEALRSEHRAGFLAAYRRRVKAAYPRQGDGRTLMPMRRIFIVAER